GAATACCTCCCCGTACGAGGACGGTTGGATGTATCTCGTCGAGCTCAGCGACCCCGAGCAGGTCGGAACCATGTTGAGCAGCGAGCAGTACGAAGAGTTCATTCAGAGCGAGGAGGCATGATGTCCCAGAACAACGATCAAGGTCGTCCCAACCCCTCGCAGACTTGGTATGACAATGGCGAGGTGCCGCAGTCGAAGAAGTTCCCGTTCGGCGCCGACGCGGGCGAGGGAAGCACCGGCCCCGAAACGCGGCACAATCCTATCGTCGACCCCTATGGGCATAATGGCGGCAGTCAGGACAACGGTCAGCACAGCTTCGCCTCGCCTGGCCAGCAGGGTGCACCGAGCCCTCAGCAGACACCGCCCTACGGTCAGCAGCAGGTCAACAACGGACCGCAGGCGCCGCAGTACCCCAATGCCCCACAGCAGTCGGGTGGTCAACAGGCGCCGTTCAACGGTGATCAGCGAGGGCATCAGCAGCCTCAGGGCCAGTATCCGCAGCAGCAGGGAGGACGCCCACAGGGCGGCTACCCGCTGAACGGTCAGCCCCAAGGCGGCTACGGCCCGCAGGGGGCGAACGGTCAGGGTGGTCAGCCGCAGTACGGCAACCAGCCGCAGACGCCGCAGGGAGCGAACAGCCAGGGTCAGCAGCAGGGCAATGACGGGGCGAACACCAGCGACTCCGGCAGCCAGCAGTTCCAAGGCATTCTGGACCCCCACACCGGTGAGATCCACCCGGTTCCCGACCTCGAAGGTCTGCAGGACACCGACGCGCTTC
The Brevibacterium marinum genome window above contains:
- a CDS encoding FHA domain-containing protein, giving the protein MSQNNDQGRPNPSQTWYDNGEVPQSKKFPFGADAGEGSTGPETRHNPIVDPYGHNGGSQDNGQHSFASPGQQGAPSPQQTPPYGQQQVNNGPQAPQYPNAPQQSGGQQAPFNGDQRGHQQPQGQYPQQQGGRPQGGYPLNGQPQGGYGPQGANGQGGQPQYGNQPQTPQGANSQGQQQGNDGANTSDSGSQQFQGILDPHTGEIHPVPDLEGLQDTDALLVVVSGPDSGSQILLDTDVVTVGRSPNADIFLDDVTVSRKHAEFIRTPSGFTLRDTGSLNGTYVGRQLIDSIELQNGADVQIGKFRMIFQQRPRS